The Streptomyces sp. NBC_01275 genome has a segment encoding these proteins:
- a CDS encoding NUDIX domain-containing protein translates to MSESLYSTSNSARDSHCSSCGAPYGEGVTGWPRTCPTCAAVAYRNPLPVAIALLPVYDTKGTALVVITRTIAPARGGIALPGGYIDEREDWRQAVVRELKEETGIDSLSRDVRLVDAMSSADGHLLLFGLLPERSVDRLPTSAATDETEGWHLLYRPEELAFPLHTHAVRAFFEGRYI, encoded by the coding sequence GTGTCCGAATCTCTGTACTCCACTTCGAACTCCGCGCGCGACTCCCACTGTTCGAGCTGCGGAGCGCCCTACGGGGAGGGCGTCACCGGCTGGCCCCGCACCTGCCCGACCTGCGCCGCCGTGGCCTACCGCAACCCGCTGCCGGTGGCCATCGCGCTGCTGCCCGTGTACGACACGAAGGGCACCGCCCTTGTCGTCATCACTCGAACCATCGCCCCCGCGCGCGGGGGCATCGCACTGCCGGGCGGCTATATCGACGAGCGTGAGGACTGGCGGCAGGCCGTCGTCCGGGAGCTCAAGGAGGAGACCGGCATCGACTCCCTGAGCCGCGACGTACGGCTCGTCGACGCCATGAGCTCCGCCGACGGCCACCTGCTGCTGTTCGGGCTCCTCCCGGAGCGCTCCGTGGACCGCCTCCCGACCTCGGCCGCCACGGACGAGACGGAGGGCTGGCACCTCCTGTACAGGCCCGAGGAACTCGCCTTCCCGCTGCACACGCACGCCGTACGGGCGTTCTTCGAGGGCCGCTACATCTGA
- a CDS encoding M15 family metallopeptidase has translation MTRLSGAVRGVVTVLAALLAVTAASVTARAHTDPQAPADFVALRTVDPTILQEMRYITPHNFVGEPVDGYQQPLCILTRPAAEALHQAQTQLVQQGYTLKVYDCYRPQRAVNHFVRWAEDLNDQTMKGEFYPDVDKTRLFEDGYIAEKSGHSRGSTMDLTIVRLPATPTRPYLPGEPLVPCYAPQQERFPDNSVDMGTGFDCFDTRSHTLDPRIQGQQRANRLLLKSTLERLGFVNLAEEWWHYTFKPEPYPDTYFDFPVSAESLARAH, from the coding sequence ATGACACGACTCTCCGGTGCAGTACGCGGTGTCGTCACCGTGCTCGCCGCCCTGCTGGCCGTGACCGCAGCCTCCGTCACCGCGCGGGCGCACACCGACCCCCAGGCCCCCGCCGACTTCGTGGCCCTGAGAACCGTGGACCCCACGATCCTCCAGGAGATGCGCTACATCACCCCGCACAACTTCGTCGGCGAGCCCGTAGACGGCTACCAGCAGCCGCTCTGCATCCTCACCCGCCCAGCCGCCGAAGCCCTCCACCAGGCCCAGACACAGCTGGTGCAACAGGGGTACACGCTCAAGGTCTACGACTGCTACCGGCCCCAACGCGCCGTGAACCACTTCGTCCGCTGGGCCGAGGACCTGAACGACCAGACGATGAAGGGGGAGTTCTACCCGGACGTCGACAAGACCCGGCTGTTCGAGGACGGTTACATCGCGGAGAAGTCCGGGCACAGCCGGGGCTCGACCATGGACCTGACGATCGTGAGACTCCCGGCCACCCCGACCAGGCCTTACCTGCCCGGCGAACCCCTCGTCCCGTGCTACGCGCCACAACAGGAGCGCTTCCCCGACAACTCCGTCGACATGGGCACGGGATTCGACTGCTTCGACACCCGATCGCACACCCTCGACCCCCGCATCCAGGGACAGCAGCGAGCCAACCGGCTGCTGCTCAAGAGCACCCTGGAGAGGCTCGGCTTCGTGAACCTCGCCGAGGAGTGGTGGCACTACACCTTCAAGCCCGAGCCCTACCCCGACACCTACTTCGACTTCCCGGTCTCCGCCGAGTCCCTCGCCAGGGCGCACTGA
- a CDS encoding Zn-ribbon domain-containing OB-fold protein yields the protein MVAGWFTADGDEFRLLGTRCSGCGAVFFPREDTACRNPGCQGGDLEEVPLSRRGRVWSYTDSRYRPPSPYVTDPELPWEPYALIAVELESERIVVLGQAVPGVTVADLTVGMEVEVVPGVLGEDAETTWTTWQWRPTGVAG from the coding sequence GTGGTCGCCGGGTGGTTCACCGCCGACGGGGACGAGTTCAGGCTGCTCGGGACACGCTGCTCGGGGTGCGGGGCGGTCTTCTTTCCGCGCGAGGACACGGCCTGCCGCAACCCGGGCTGCCAGGGCGGCGATCTGGAGGAGGTCCCGCTGTCGCGGCGCGGGCGCGTCTGGTCGTACACGGACAGCCGGTACCGCCCTCCGTCACCCTATGTGACCGACCCGGAACTTCCGTGGGAGCCGTACGCGTTGATCGCTGTGGAGCTGGAGTCCGAGCGGATCGTGGTCCTGGGACAGGCGGTTCCCGGGGTCACCGTCGCCGATCTGACGGTGGGCATGGAGGTGGAGGTCGTCCCCGGGGTGCTCGGCGAGGACGCGGAGACGACCTGGACGACCTGGCAGTGGCGGCCGACGGGGGTGGCGGGATGA
- a CDS encoding lipid-transfer protein, which yields MTAEVAVLGAGMHPWGKWGRGFVEYGVTAARAALADAGLDWRDVGAIVGADTVRGGYPGYVAGATFAKALGWQGARVTSVYAACASGAQAIDTARAQILAGLADVALVVGADAAPKGFFRPAGGNRPDDPDWLRFRVLGATNPTYFGLYARRRMAVHGDTPEDFAQVKVKNAAMGALNPNARYRKRVTVEEVAASAVVADPLRLLDICATSDGGAALVLSSMEFAHRHGAADPVRIRAVSTVTPRYPNAVLDLPDIATDSAVAVAPTGEPFRASIARAAYEEAGIGPEDLSLAEVYDLSTALELQWYEDLGLCGDGEGAKLLREGATAPGGRIPVNTSGGLASFGEAVPAQAIAQVCELTWQLRGQAGDRQIADARVGITANQGLFGHGSAVIAVR from the coding sequence ATGACGGCAGAGGTGGCGGTGCTCGGCGCGGGGATGCATCCGTGGGGCAAGTGGGGGCGCGGCTTCGTCGAGTACGGGGTGACGGCGGCGCGCGCGGCTCTCGCCGACGCCGGTCTGGACTGGCGGGACGTGGGTGCGATCGTGGGCGCGGACACGGTGCGTGGCGGCTATCCGGGGTATGTGGCGGGGGCGACGTTCGCGAAGGCCCTGGGCTGGCAGGGAGCCCGGGTGACGAGTGTGTACGCGGCCTGCGCGTCGGGCGCCCAGGCGATCGACACGGCGCGCGCTCAGATCCTCGCCGGTCTCGCCGACGTGGCGCTCGTGGTGGGGGCGGACGCGGCCCCCAAGGGGTTCTTCCGTCCCGCGGGTGGAAACCGGCCGGACGACCCGGACTGGCTGCGGTTCCGGGTGCTCGGCGCGACCAATCCGACGTACTTCGGGCTGTACGCGCGCAGGCGCATGGCGGTGCACGGGGACACCCCGGAGGACTTCGCCCAGGTCAAGGTGAAGAACGCGGCCATGGGCGCGCTGAATCCGAACGCGCGCTACCGCAAGCGTGTCACCGTCGAGGAGGTCGCCGCCTCCGCGGTGGTCGCCGATCCGCTGCGGCTGCTGGACATCTGCGCCACTTCGGACGGCGGGGCGGCCCTGGTGCTGTCCAGCATGGAGTTCGCCCACCGGCACGGCGCTGCGGATCCGGTGCGGATCCGGGCCGTGTCCACCGTGACGCCCCGCTATCCCAACGCCGTGCTGGATCTGCCGGACATCGCGACCGACTCCGCGGTGGCGGTGGCACCGACCGGCGAGCCGTTCCGGGCCTCCATCGCCCGGGCCGCGTACGAGGAGGCGGGCATCGGGCCCGAGGATCTCTCGCTGGCCGAGGTCTACGACCTGTCCACCGCCCTGGAGTTGCAGTGGTACGAGGACCTGGGGCTGTGCGGCGACGGCGAGGGCGCCAAGCTGCTGCGGGAGGGGGCGACCGCGCCGGGCGGTCGTATACCGGTGAACACGAGCGGCGGACTGGCCTCGTTCGGGGAGGCGGTGCCCGCGCAGGCGATCGCCCAGGTGTGCGAGCTGACCTGGCAGTTGCGCGGACAGGCCGGCGACCGTCAGATCGCCGACGCGCGCGTGGGCATCACGGCGAACCAAGGTCTGTTCGGACACGGTTCGGCGGTGATCGCGGTGCGGTGA
- a CDS encoding EAL domain-containing protein has protein sequence MHSWTDTLRFAFQPVVNLATGGVAALEILARPESGDVLAQARRDPELDGRLAVLAVRAAARQETLLPLHVNVFAGTLADLGGLTPLHDAVREAGRLPWEVTLDVVPPYTHVPQPALLEALAALRGQGFRIGADGVGEGDVPLRLLVDIAPDLVKLDASLLTRPAAVRAMRTLCDESGALLAVEGVETELQCAAALSAGAQLAQGVLFAPPARLPAADVYVPPRVPGVVSATRSGPSVREFVRPAALLPATASAGQVRALLTGSPDVSGVLLVDRTGVPVRSVHRSRFLLSMSGRYGHALYADRPAARLGDPPRTVGVDATAWEVLDVVAVGDRDRTSDDVAVVDGHGRCVGVVRLADLVRALAETQVEEAAGLNPLTRLPGSDVITGEVDRRLAAGRTVALSWLDIDHFKQVNDGAGFAEGDELIRSVGRALGYAASGSTRVGHIGGDDFLVLAEPECLDPLVAAVLDAPWSAGGRPVTLSLATVLCRPGSVSDHRQAAACLAPLKKAAKSLPGTSWVLGYAGLPGHEIRRGSPPMAATRTDAVAAEPGVG, from the coding sequence GTGCACTCTTGGACGGACACTCTCCGCTTCGCCTTCCAGCCGGTGGTCAACCTGGCCACCGGAGGGGTGGCGGCCCTGGAGATACTCGCCCGCCCCGAGTCCGGCGACGTGCTCGCGCAGGCCCGCCGGGATCCCGAACTCGACGGCCGGCTCGCCGTGCTGGCGGTCCGTGCGGCGGCACGCCAGGAGACCCTGCTGCCCCTGCACGTGAACGTGTTCGCCGGCACCCTGGCCGACCTCGGAGGGCTCACCCCGCTGCACGACGCCGTGCGCGAGGCGGGCCGCCTGCCCTGGGAGGTGACGCTCGACGTCGTCCCGCCGTACACGCATGTTCCGCAGCCCGCGCTGTTGGAGGCGCTCGCCGCCCTGCGGGGCCAGGGCTTCCGGATCGGCGCGGACGGCGTCGGCGAGGGGGACGTACCCCTGCGGCTGCTGGTCGACATCGCGCCGGACCTGGTGAAGCTCGACGCGTCCCTGTTGACGCGGCCGGCCGCGGTACGGGCGATGCGGACGCTGTGCGACGAGTCCGGGGCGCTTCTGGCCGTCGAGGGCGTGGAGACCGAACTGCAGTGTGCGGCCGCGTTGTCGGCCGGGGCGCAGCTGGCGCAGGGCGTGCTGTTCGCGCCGCCGGCCCGGCTGCCGGCGGCCGATGTGTACGTCCCGCCGCGCGTCCCCGGGGTCGTGTCGGCGACCCGGTCGGGGCCGTCGGTGCGGGAGTTCGTCCGGCCGGCGGCGCTGCTGCCGGCCACCGCGTCCGCCGGTCAGGTGCGGGCACTGCTGACCGGATCGCCGGACGTGTCCGGGGTGCTGCTCGTGGACCGGACGGGGGTCCCGGTTCGGTCGGTGCACCGCTCGCGCTTCCTGCTGTCGATGTCGGGGCGCTACGGCCATGCCCTGTACGCCGACCGGCCCGCGGCCAGGCTCGGGGATCCGCCCCGGACGGTGGGCGTCGACGCCACGGCGTGGGAGGTGCTGGACGTGGTCGCGGTCGGCGACCGGGACCGTACCTCGGACGATGTGGCCGTGGTCGACGGCCACGGGCGGTGCGTGGGCGTCGTACGCCTCGCCGACCTCGTACGTGCGTTGGCCGAGACGCAGGTCGAGGAGGCGGCGGGGCTCAATCCGCTGACGCGGCTGCCCGGTTCGGACGTGATCACCGGGGAGGTCGACCGGCGGCTCGCGGCCGGGCGGACGGTCGCGCTGAGCTGGCTGGACATCGACCACTTCAAGCAGGTCAACGACGGTGCGGGGTTCGCGGAGGGCGACGAGCTGATCCGGTCGGTAGGGCGGGCGCTGGGGTATGCGGCGTCCGGGAGCACGCGCGTGGGCCATATCGGCGGGGACGACTTCCTGGTGCTGGCGGAACCGGAGTGTCTGGATCCGCTGGTTGCCGCCGTGCTGGACGCGCCGTGGTCGGCAGGCGGGCGCCCGGTCACGCTGTCGCTGGCCACGGTCCTGTGCCGGCCGGGCAGCGTGAGCGATCACCGGCAGGCGGCCGCGTGTCTGGCGCCGTTGAAGAAGGCCGCGAAGTCCTTGCCCGGGACGAGTTGGGTGCTGGGGTACGCGGGCCTGCCCGGCCACGAGATCCGGCGCGGCTCGCCGCCGATGGCCGCGACGAGAACGGATGCGGTGGCTGCAGAGCCGGGCGTGGGCTGA
- a CDS encoding MIP/aquaporin family protein, producing MSNGDIFVGEVIGTAILILFGAGVCAAVTLRYSKARASGWVVIAFGWGFGVLAGAYTAAPLSGGQLNPAVTIGIAVDTGKWGKVWIYLLGQIVGAMIGAVLAYLVYLAQFQANVRRTDAPEGPDEEPTPTLGIFSTIPEIRNPVANLITEIIATIALVLPILAFGLTKGLGESGTLVLIVSLLVVGIGLSLGGPTGYAINPARDLGPRIVHTFLPIPNKGTSDWGYAWIPVVGPLIGGALAGLLYNAAF from the coding sequence ATGAGCAACGGGGACATATTCGTCGGCGAAGTCATCGGTACCGCGATCCTCATCCTGTTCGGCGCGGGGGTCTGCGCCGCCGTCACCCTCAGATACTCCAAGGCGAGGGCCTCGGGATGGGTGGTCATCGCCTTCGGCTGGGGATTCGGCGTCCTGGCCGGGGCCTACACCGCCGCACCGCTGTCCGGGGGACAGCTCAACCCGGCCGTCACCATCGGAATCGCCGTCGACACGGGGAAGTGGGGCAAGGTCTGGATCTATCTGCTGGGCCAGATCGTCGGCGCGATGATCGGTGCCGTCCTCGCCTATCTGGTGTACCTCGCGCAGTTCCAGGCGAACGTACGGCGGACGGACGCCCCCGAGGGCCCCGACGAGGAACCGACGCCCACGCTGGGCATCTTCTCCACCATCCCCGAGATCCGGAATCCGGTCGCCAACCTGATCACGGAGATCATCGCGACGATCGCGCTCGTCCTGCCGATCCTCGCCTTCGGGCTGACGAAGGGACTCGGCGAGTCCGGCACGCTCGTGCTGATCGTGTCCCTGCTCGTCGTCGGCATCGGGCTGTCCCTCGGCGGGCCCACCGGCTATGCCATCAACCCCGCGCGCGACCTCGGCCCGCGCATCGTGCACACCTTCCTGCCGATTCCGAACAAAGGCACCTCCGACTGGGGTTACGCCTGGATCCCGGTCGTCGGCCCGTTGATCGGCGGAGCGCTCGCAGGGCTCCTCTACAACGCGGCCTTCTGA
- the glpK gene encoding glycerol kinase GlpK: protein MTDNAEKYVAAIDQGTTSSRCIVFDHNGAIVAVDQREHRQIFPKPGWVEHDATEIWSKVQAVVAGAIAKAGLRADQISALGITNQRETTVLWDRATGKPVHNAIVWQDTRTAALCNELGGADGQDRFRDQTGLPLASYFSGPKAAWLLDNVPGLRARAEHGEIAFGTIDSWLIWNLTGGTAGGRHVTDVTNAGRTMLMNLETLQWDTSILSAMNVPEAVLPEIRSSAEVYGAAVGQLAGVPVASALGDQQAAVFGQACYDVGTAKNTYGTGSFLLLNTGTRPVPSKNGLLTTMGYKIGGEAPVYCLEGSIAITGALVQWFRDQLGIIRTADEIETLAASVDDNGGAYIVPAFSGLFAPYWRSDARGVVTGLTRYVTKAHLARAVLEATSWQTREVVDAMFQDSGVQITTLKVDGGMTKNNLLMQHQADVLGVPVIRPRVSETTCLGAAYAAGLATGVWNDLDELKAHWQKDAEWTPAMEASVRDREYQNWRKAVEKSFGWLEDGEG from the coding sequence ATGACGGACAACGCCGAGAAGTACGTCGCCGCGATCGACCAGGGCACCACCTCCAGCCGCTGCATCGTCTTCGACCACAACGGCGCGATCGTCGCCGTCGACCAGCGTGAGCACCGCCAGATCTTTCCCAAGCCCGGCTGGGTGGAGCACGACGCCACCGAGATCTGGTCCAAGGTGCAGGCGGTGGTCGCCGGGGCGATCGCCAAGGCCGGGCTGCGCGCCGACCAGATCAGCGCGCTCGGCATCACCAACCAGCGCGAGACGACCGTGCTGTGGGACCGCGCCACGGGCAAACCCGTGCACAACGCGATCGTGTGGCAGGACACCCGGACCGCCGCGCTCTGCAACGAGCTGGGCGGCGCGGACGGACAGGACCGCTTCCGCGACCAGACCGGCCTGCCGCTGGCCAGCTACTTCTCGGGGCCCAAGGCGGCCTGGCTGCTCGACAACGTGCCGGGACTGCGCGCGCGGGCGGAGCACGGCGAGATCGCCTTCGGCACGATCGACTCCTGGCTGATCTGGAACCTGACGGGCGGCACGGCGGGCGGTCGGCACGTCACCGACGTCACCAACGCCGGGCGCACCATGCTGATGAACCTGGAGACCCTTCAGTGGGACACCTCCATCCTGTCCGCGATGAACGTGCCCGAGGCCGTCCTGCCGGAGATCAGGTCCTCCGCCGAGGTGTACGGCGCCGCCGTCGGCCAACTCGCCGGTGTGCCGGTCGCTTCGGCGCTGGGCGACCAGCAGGCGGCGGTGTTCGGGCAGGCGTGCTACGACGTGGGCACGGCGAAGAACACGTACGGGACGGGCAGCTTCCTGCTGCTCAACACCGGTACCCGGCCGGTGCCGTCGAAGAACGGGCTGTTGACGACGATGGGCTACAAGATCGGCGGTGAGGCGCCGGTCTACTGTCTGGAGGGTTCGATCGCCATAACGGGTGCGCTCGTCCAGTGGTTCCGAGACCAGCTCGGCATCATCCGTACGGCTGACGAGATCGAGACGCTGGCGGCGAGCGTGGACGACAACGGCGGCGCGTACATCGTGCCCGCCTTCTCGGGGCTGTTCGCGCCGTACTGGCGCTCCGACGCGCGCGGGGTGGTCACCGGGCTCACCCGTTACGTCACGAAGGCGCATCTCGCGCGTGCCGTCCTCGAGGCGACGAGCTGGCAGACGCGTGAGGTCGTGGACGCGATGTTCCAGGACTCCGGGGTGCAGATCACGACTCTGAAGGTGGACGGCGGCATGACGAAGAACAACCTGCTCATGCAGCATCAGGCGGACGTGCTGGGCGTGCCCGTGATCAGGCCCCGGGTCTCCGAGACGACGTGCCTGGGCGCCGCGTACGCCGCGGGGCTGGCCACCGGGGTGTGGAACGACCTCGACGAACTGAAGGCGCACTGGCAGAAGGACGCCGAGTGGACCCCGGCCATGGAGGCGTCGGTGCGCGACCGCGAGTACCAGAACTGGCGCAAGGCGGTGGAGAAGAGCTTCGGCTGGCTGGAGGACGGCGAGGGATAG
- a CDS encoding ATP/GTP-binding protein, translating into MIFGRSERGKPPVEPVTLKILVAGGFGVGKTTLVGAVSEIRPLRTEEFLTEAGRPVDDTTGVEAKHTTTVAMDFGRITLREDLVLYLFGTPGQERFWFMWDELSEGALGAIVLADTRRLEDCFAAVDYFERRSIPFLIAVNCFEGAARYPEEDVRRALDLDDDIPVTLCDARDRLSVRDVLVGVVQHAMDYGTDRRRAVTT; encoded by the coding sequence ATGATCTTCGGGCGTTCTGAGCGCGGCAAGCCCCCGGTCGAGCCGGTCACGCTCAAGATCCTGGTGGCCGGCGGCTTCGGCGTGGGCAAGACCACCCTCGTCGGCGCCGTCAGCGAGATCAGGCCGCTGCGTACCGAGGAGTTCCTCACCGAGGCCGGCCGCCCGGTCGACGACACCACCGGCGTCGAGGCCAAGCACACCACCACCGTCGCCATGGACTTCGGGCGCATCACCCTGCGCGAGGATCTCGTGCTGTACCTGTTCGGGACGCCCGGCCAGGAGCGGTTCTGGTTCATGTGGGACGAGCTGTCCGAGGGCGCTCTCGGCGCCATCGTGCTCGCCGACACGCGCCGCCTGGAGGACTGCTTCGCCGCCGTCGACTACTTCGAGCGCCGCTCCATACCCTTCCTCATCGCCGTCAACTGCTTCGAGGGCGCGGCCCGTTACCCCGAGGAGGACGTGCGCCGGGCCCTTGACCTCGACGACGACATCCCGGTGACCCTGTGCGACGCCCGCGACCGGCTGTCGGTGCGGGACGTCCTGGTCGGCGTCGTCCAGCACGCCATGGACTACGGGACCGACCGCCGCCGGGCCGTCACCACCTGA
- a CDS encoding DUF742 domain-containing protein — protein sequence MSTDGQGRSHWFDDEAGPVVRPYAMTRGRTTSAVQHRLDLIAVVVVEPHADDPEADHSLSPEHVDIVDLCRDVPQSVAELAADLNLPIGVVRVLVGDLVDAEFVHVNRPVPPAELPDESILRDVINGLRAL from the coding sequence ATGAGCACAGACGGTCAGGGAAGAAGCCACTGGTTCGACGACGAGGCCGGGCCGGTCGTCCGTCCGTACGCCATGACGCGCGGCCGCACCACCAGTGCGGTCCAGCACCGCCTCGATCTCATCGCGGTGGTCGTCGTCGAGCCCCACGCGGACGATCCGGAAGCCGACCACTCGCTGTCCCCGGAACACGTGGACATCGTGGATCTGTGCCGGGACGTGCCGCAGTCGGTCGCCGAACTCGCCGCGGACCTCAACCTGCCCATCGGAGTGGTACGGGTTCTCGTCGGGGACCTCGTGGACGCGGAATTCGTCCATGTGAACCGGCCCGTACCCCCTGCCGAACTGCCGGACGAGAGTATTCTGCGCGACGTGATCAACGGCCTCCGAGCGCTGTGA
- a CDS encoding roadblock/LC7 domain-containing protein has protein sequence MTAPKATGHSTTNNGELNWLLDELVDRVASIRKAVVLSGDGLATGVSKDLTREDSEHLAAVASGFHSLAKGVGRHFEAGSVRQTVVELDEAFLFVTAAGDGSCLAVLSDADSDVGLVAYEMTLLVKRVGVHLGTAPRTDLPSGG, from the coding sequence ATGACCGCACCGAAGGCGACCGGCCACAGCACGACCAACAACGGTGAGCTCAACTGGCTTCTCGACGAACTCGTCGACCGCGTCGCCAGCATCCGCAAGGCCGTCGTGCTCTCCGGCGACGGTCTTGCGACGGGGGTGTCCAAGGACCTGACCCGTGAGGACAGCGAGCACCTGGCCGCCGTCGCCTCCGGCTTCCACAGCCTTGCCAAGGGCGTGGGCCGCCACTTCGAGGCCGGCAGCGTCCGGCAGACCGTCGTCGAACTCGACGAGGCCTTCCTGTTCGTCACGGCCGCCGGCGACGGCAGCTGCCTTGCCGTCCTCTCCGACGCCGACTCGGACGTGGGTCTCGTGGCCTACGAGATGACCCTGCTCGTCAAGCGGGTCGGTGTACATCTGGGCACTGCCCCGCGCACCGATCTGCCCTCGGGCGGGTAG